The following are encoded together in the Desulfococcus multivorans genome:
- a CDS encoding ATP-binding protein: MKNNPEILDMLRTENPFVSSSVGDPMKTRYPDVTSINETAFMGLVNLIEQKIRTPDLPCAGMVFGETGSGKTHLVSRILDYGRSEQHLFSYAYMQPIEDADQTYRYLLREVIINLCYPLAGSGRATQMDLIVEKILDDVGAPPPAARREPTPKERLLMDFKEGLKQVAQRRKTPRPLLADLRRLVKTAVAYLAADDDEAVRGRGPRHADPVDYARERFPDIPKTFLKVLFQFPIREKRSAAIEWLKGISIDPSDAALLGVPIPVQETPAMMEQRAQNMLGYLGMLLTRYGRPLVVCFDRLENYDTEAKVRSLGKMIEYLVDSAKAILPIVFVRGAQWEEKFRKQLNQQIITRLETNEFNLKGCNADQALEIIGSRLDTVLGESASGDLFPFDRAELVRIFKSRLHSPRQVIMIANQRLRAILYPEKDPQGVVTPLEQLQKAFDASFRAIVADFDRYPPDRSRLRRALELYLSERPESSGFRIVSLHSPQDKFIDLRAAVQPDDGALFEAVFIIDVEHNSPSVRAGLKRGIDFLENDPSNRAFYIRDRRCEIPPPPQWASTNEMFLHFHRLGGNVLLLDQMQAARWYTLALLNYAVKDGEVTINDAEHQSRAVTVDELSSFIKTSVHEQTFSGFWKIGEQLRITSPAQGV; this comes from the coding sequence ATGAAAAATAACCCGGAAATTCTCGACATGCTGAGGACGGAAAATCCTTTTGTATCTTCGAGTGTCGGAGACCCGATGAAAACTCGCTATCCCGACGTCACCTCAATCAACGAGACGGCTTTCATGGGCCTCGTCAATCTCATCGAGCAGAAAATCCGAACCCCCGATCTTCCCTGTGCCGGAATGGTTTTCGGCGAAACGGGAAGCGGCAAGACCCACCTCGTCAGCCGCATCCTCGATTACGGCAGGTCCGAACAGCATCTCTTTTCATACGCCTATATGCAGCCCATCGAGGATGCCGATCAGACCTATCGCTATCTGCTCAGGGAGGTCATCATCAACCTATGCTATCCTCTTGCCGGCAGCGGCAGGGCGACCCAGATGGATCTGATCGTCGAAAAGATCCTGGATGATGTCGGAGCGCCGCCGCCGGCGGCGAGGCGTGAACCGACGCCGAAGGAGCGCTTGTTGATGGATTTCAAGGAAGGGCTGAAGCAGGTCGCCCAGAGACGGAAAACGCCTCGACCCCTCCTGGCGGACCTCCGCCGCCTGGTGAAGACCGCCGTTGCTTATCTGGCGGCGGATGACGATGAAGCGGTTCGCGGCAGAGGCCCCCGACATGCGGATCCCGTCGATTACGCCCGCGAGCGGTTTCCGGATATTCCAAAGACTTTTTTAAAGGTGCTCTTTCAATTTCCCATTCGTGAAAAAAGGAGCGCGGCCATCGAGTGGCTCAAGGGCATTTCCATCGACCCCTCGGATGCGGCCCTGCTCGGCGTTCCGATACCCGTTCAGGAGACACCGGCCATGATGGAGCAACGGGCCCAGAACATGCTGGGGTACCTCGGCATGCTGCTGACCCGATACGGGCGTCCCCTGGTGGTCTGCTTTGATCGGCTTGAAAACTACGACACCGAGGCCAAGGTACGTTCCCTGGGAAAAATGATCGAGTATCTGGTGGATTCCGCTAAGGCCATACTTCCGATTGTTTTCGTTCGAGGCGCCCAGTGGGAGGAGAAATTCAGAAAGCAACTCAACCAGCAGATCATCACCCGCCTGGAGACCAATGAATTCAATCTCAAGGGGTGCAATGCCGACCAGGCCCTTGAGATCATCGGCAGCCGTCTCGACACCGTTCTCGGTGAAAGCGCGTCCGGTGATCTGTTTCCTTTTGACCGGGCCGAGTTGGTCCGGATTTTCAAAAGCCGCCTCCACAGTCCCAGACAGGTCATCATGATCGCCAACCAGCGTCTTCGCGCCATTCTTTATCCTGAAAAGGACCCACAGGGCGTTGTTACGCCTCTGGAGCAATTACAAAAGGCCTTCGACGCCTCTTTCCGTGCCATTGTTGCCGATTTCGACCGATATCCTCCGGATCGGAGCCGACTGCGCCGGGCTCTCGAGCTTTATTTGAGCGAGCGACCCGAATCGAGCGGATTCAGAATCGTTTCCCTGCATTCCCCGCAGGACAAGTTCATCGATCTGAGGGCCGCCGTCCAACCCGATGACGGCGCGCTTTTTGAGGCCGTTTTCATCATCGATGTAGAGCATAACAGCCCATCCGTTCGGGCCGGCCTGAAGCGGGGCATCGATTTTCTGGAAAACGATCCCTCAAATCGGGCCTTTTACATCCGGGATCGGCGCTGCGAGATCCCCCCTCCCCCCCAATGGGCATCCACCAATGAGATGTTCCTGCATTTTCATCGTCTTGGCGGGAATGTCCTTCTTCTGGATCAGATGCAGGCGGCCCGGTGGTACACCCTTGCGCTGCTCAACTATGCGGTGAAGGACGGCGAGGTGACGATAAACGACGCGGAACATCAAAGCCGCGCCGTAACCGTCGATGAATTGAGCAGCTTTATCAAGACGTCGGTCCACGAGCAGACCTTTTCAGGGTTCTGGAAGATCGGTGAGCAGCTCAGGATAACCTCTCCGGCACAAGGCGTTTAA
- a CDS encoding sigma-70 family RNA polymerase sigma factor produces MTNSQRENIKTDSGSAAEKVEKVERVKKKTGPRRTTDKSLVKFDPLQRYLSEVSRYKLLTRDEERELALKVREYGDRDAAYSLVTSNLRLVVKIALEFQRVWMQNLLDLIQEGNIGLMQAVKKFDPYKNVKFSYYASFWIKAYILKFIMDNWRLVKIGTTQGQRKLFFKLKKEKQKLIDQGFDPKPKLLSQRLGVSEREIIDMDQRLDGWDVSLDAPLKDDSDTERIDFLSTGAESAEEKVAKKEMDVLLHNKISEFKKKLTPRELEIFDLRIFSDSPVTLQEIGDRYSISRERVRQVEKNVVKKMREFFKREIVDFDAYREGDSLS; encoded by the coding sequence ATGACAAATTCACAACGCGAAAATATAAAAACCGATAGCGGGTCCGCTGCTGAAAAGGTCGAGAAGGTTGAGAGGGTCAAAAAGAAAACCGGCCCCCGGCGAACTACCGACAAATCGCTCGTCAAATTCGATCCGCTTCAGCGCTATCTTTCGGAGGTGAGCCGTTATAAACTGCTGACGAGAGACGAGGAGCGGGAACTCGCCCTCAAGGTCAGAGAATACGGCGACAGGGATGCCGCCTATAGCCTGGTGACCTCCAATCTTCGCCTCGTCGTCAAAATCGCTCTGGAGTTTCAGCGGGTCTGGATGCAGAATCTCCTCGATTTGATCCAGGAGGGCAATATCGGGTTGATGCAGGCGGTCAAAAAATTCGATCCATACAAAAATGTCAAGTTCTCCTATTATGCCTCCTTCTGGATCAAGGCCTACATCCTGAAATTCATCATGGACAATTGGCGACTGGTCAAAATCGGAACGACCCAGGGACAGCGAAAACTCTTTTTCAAGCTCAAAAAAGAGAAGCAGAAACTGATCGACCAGGGATTCGATCCCAAACCCAAACTGCTTTCCCAGCGACTGGGCGTTTCCGAGAGGGAAATCATCGACATGGACCAGCGCCTTGACGGTTGGGATGTCTCTCTGGACGCACCACTCAAGGATGACTCGGATACCGAACGAATCGATTTTTTGAGTACGGGGGCGGAATCGGCCGAAGAGAAGGTCGCCAAAAAAGAAATGGACGTGCTTCTGCACAATAAGATATCAGAATTCAAAAAGAAACTGACGCCAAGGGAGCTTGAGATCTTTGATCTCCGCATCTTCTCGGACAGCCCCGTGACGCTGCAGGAAATCGGTGACCGCTACAGCATATCCAGGGAGCGCGTTCGGCAGGTGGAAAAAAACGTCGTAAAAAAGATGCGGGAATTTTTCAAACGGGAAATCGTCGACTTCGACGCCTACAGAGAGGGGGACAGCCTTTCCTGA
- a CDS encoding tetratricopeptide repeat protein → MRSKPSPPISPSAVPSMAPFLTDMPDELIDSIKLGSDQNGDRYRYFIESQLMRKRGNVEKAIELLEKALALDPESIYIKKELASLFLRQKNTEKALALVREMLSARPEDIQLMIFYGKLQQGLKNEDEAAAIYEKILQIDPSQKEIYLRLGAVYMEKGDRNNAFRIYRRLIREFPDSYVGHFFMGKIYADQGNVSRAEQEFKQTLTLEPDLEEPRFELADIYRQQGRQRDVEAIYRQILEKAPDNFRAAFALGYFYHAVGKAKAADAVLAPLGKAAAEESEVIRTLIQFYVEQKKYDETAVIIEGMLKGMPTHSDLHYIAGIAYDGLKNERMMLKHLKQVTPASVFYPNAVVSIAFYYQEKGNTQEAVAYLREVNRQVPDNPDFRLYLATFYEDAKQYHLAEQTLLEGLKAIPDNVNLYFRLGVVYDKQERKEDSIAMMKKVIHLEPRNANALNYLGYTYADLGKNLDEAEALIREALKYKPDDGYIIDSLGWVYFQRGEYEEALKYLTRAASLVPDDPIILEHVGDAHFKLNNFKTALEYYRKSLSKREEEDRSEIQDKIREAMQAAEEF, encoded by the coding sequence ATGCGAAGCAAGCCATCACCCCCGATTTCCCCGTCCGCCGTCCCCTCCATGGCGCCGTTTCTGACGGATATGCCGGACGAGTTGATCGACAGCATCAAATTGGGATCCGATCAAAACGGTGATCGATACCGTTATTTCATCGAATCCCAACTGATGCGCAAAAGGGGCAACGTGGAAAAAGCGATCGAGCTTCTCGAAAAAGCCCTGGCACTCGATCCCGAATCCATCTACATCAAGAAGGAACTGGCCAGCCTTTTTCTGCGGCAGAAAAATACCGAAAAGGCTTTGGCGCTGGTCCGGGAGATGCTCTCGGCCAGACCTGAAGATATCCAGCTCATGATCTTCTATGGAAAACTGCAGCAGGGGCTCAAGAACGAAGACGAGGCCGCCGCGATCTACGAGAAGATTCTGCAGATCGACCCGTCGCAAAAAGAGATCTATCTCCGCCTCGGTGCCGTTTATATGGAAAAAGGCGATCGGAACAACGCCTTCAGAATTTACCGACGCCTGATCCGGGAATTTCCGGATTCATATGTCGGCCATTTCTTTATGGGTAAAATCTACGCGGATCAGGGGAACGTTTCGAGGGCCGAGCAGGAATTCAAGCAGACCCTGACTTTGGAGCCGGATCTGGAAGAGCCCCGGTTCGAGTTGGCCGATATCTACCGGCAACAGGGCCGGCAGCGGGACGTGGAGGCGATATACCGGCAGATCCTTGAAAAAGCGCCTGACAATTTCAGGGCGGCCTTCGCACTGGGATACTTTTATCACGCCGTAGGAAAGGCGAAGGCCGCCGATGCCGTTCTGGCGCCTCTGGGCAAGGCCGCCGCGGAAGAGTCCGAGGTCATCAGAACGCTGATCCAGTTCTACGTTGAACAGAAAAAATACGATGAGACCGCCGTCATTATCGAAGGTATGCTGAAAGGCATGCCGACCCACTCGGACCTCCACTATATTGCCGGTATCGCCTACGACGGTCTCAAAAACGAAAGGATGATGCTCAAACACCTGAAACAGGTGACGCCGGCATCGGTCTTCTACCCCAATGCCGTGGTGAGCATCGCTTTTTACTACCAGGAAAAAGGGAACACCCAGGAGGCCGTCGCGTACCTCAGGGAGGTGAATCGCCAGGTGCCGGACAATCCGGATTTTCGCCTTTATCTCGCAACATTTTACGAGGATGCCAAGCAGTACCATCTGGCCGAGCAAACCCTGCTGGAAGGGCTCAAGGCCATACCGGACAATGTCAATCTCTATTTTCGCCTCGGGGTGGTATATGATAAACAGGAGCGTAAAGAAGACTCCATCGCCATGATGAAAAAAGTCATTCACCTCGAACCCCGGAACGCCAACGCCCTGAACTACCTGGGGTATACCTATGCCGACCTGGGTAAAAATCTCGACGAGGCGGAGGCGCTTATCCGTGAAGCGCTTAAATACAAGCCCGACGACGGATATATCATCGACAGTCTGGGATGGGTCTACTTTCAACGGGGCGAGTATGAAGAGGCATTGAAATACCTGACCAGGGCCGCTTCATTGGTCCCGGATGATCCGATCATCCTGGAACACGTGGGCGATGCGCATTTCAAACTCAACAATTTCAAAACCGCTCTGGAATACTACCGCAAATCGCTATCCAAAAGAGAAGAGGAAGATCGGTCGGAGATTCAGGACAAGATCCGTGAAGCGATGCAGGCGGCGGAGGAATTCTGA
- a CDS encoding DUF4292 domain-containing protein has protein sequence MGRRNGHIRNVLITAAVMLLLGGCAGLGPAPKPTETTPYTRNMISRLSLQNAALTTFKGTGTVRLVSRDGEQRNARVAWIGEAPDKLRLSVLNIGGLPMTTMAADGKNFFMASHTPKKFFKTRASNPNLDKLIGIRLNVEEIIEFLRGRVPIRQFDHAAAETDAATDEIRLTLSGPRGRILEKIVLSEDTGSITSVEMYDARENWMYTADFSDHREMNGYKVPFQIDILSRGDRLRLRIQRYWRQASTEPSTFMLLESEM, from the coding sequence ATGGGAAGGCGCAACGGACACATCCGGAACGTGTTGATTACGGCGGCAGTCATGCTTCTTCTGGGCGGATGTGCCGGCTTGGGGCCCGCCCCCAAGCCGACGGAGACAACGCCCTACACACGCAACATGATTTCCCGGCTGAGCCTTCAAAACGCGGCGTTGACCACCTTCAAAGGTACGGGAACCGTTCGTCTGGTCTCCAGGGACGGAGAACAAAGAAACGCTCGGGTGGCCTGGATCGGGGAGGCCCCCGACAAGCTTCGGCTGTCCGTTCTCAACATCGGAGGGCTTCCGATGACGACCATGGCCGCCGACGGGAAGAATTTTTTCATGGCCTCCCACACCCCCAAAAAGTTCTTCAAGACCCGGGCCTCGAATCCGAATCTCGACAAATTGATCGGCATCCGTCTGAACGTTGAGGAAATCATAGAATTCCTGAGAGGCCGGGTCCCGATACGACAATTTGACCATGCCGCCGCGGAAACGGATGCCGCAACCGACGAGATACGCCTGACCCTGTCGGGACCACGAGGAAGGATTCTTGAAAAGATCGTGCTTTCCGAGGACACCGGAAGCATAACATCGGTCGAGATGTATGACGCCAGGGAGAATTGGATGTATACGGCCGATTTTTCAGACCATCGGGAGATGAACGGCTACAAGGTGCCGTTTCAGATCGATATCTTGAGTCGCGGGGATCGGCTGCGGCTTCGCATCCAACGATACTGGCGCCAAGCCTCGACAGAGCCGTCCACCTTCATGCTGCTGGAGTCGGAAATGTGA
- a CDS encoding DUF82 domain-containing protein has protein sequence MITTICFAVDSSLGKLCKWLRILGFDTILEDDFSASRRTALAKEGRCLLTRITALKNSPHDGRLIFIRANDPFEQLGQVITETGISIADVDLFSRCIRCNRTLSGVDRALVLNRVPDYIAETVDNFHQCAECGRIYWHGSHGNRMRRRVAQLFGLSDDNPSRQRMGDAEPG, from the coding sequence GTGATTACGACGATCTGTTTTGCCGTGGATTCAAGCCTTGGAAAACTCTGCAAATGGCTCCGTATTCTCGGGTTTGACACGATATTGGAAGACGATTTTTCCGCTTCGCGACGCACCGCTCTGGCAAAGGAAGGGCGCTGCCTGCTCACCCGCATCACGGCGCTGAAAAACTCACCCCACGACGGTCGGTTGATCTTTATCCGCGCAAACGATCCCTTCGAACAGCTGGGACAGGTCATTACGGAAACGGGCATCTCCATCGCCGACGTAGACCTGTTTTCGAGATGTATTCGCTGCAACCGGACGCTTTCAGGCGTGGACAGGGCGTTGGTGCTGAACCGGGTACCCGATTACATCGCCGAGACCGTAGACAATTTTCACCAGTGCGCCGAATGCGGCCGAATCTACTGGCACGGGAGTCACGGAAATCGTATGCGCAGGAGGGTCGCACAACTCTTCGGGCTTTCGGATGACAACCCGAGCCGGCAAAGGATGGGCGATGCAGAACCTGGGTGA
- a CDS encoding deoxyguanosinetriphosphate triphosphohydrolase family protein, giving the protein MQNLGELQEIFNRREARILSPSAALSRDGRRRKTEDRIVAGYRQAYSLDVDRILHSLAYTRYIDKTQVFYLVENDHITHRVLHVQLVSKISRTIGRFLGLNEDLIEAIALGHDIGHVPFGHEGENFLSKLCRDHGIGHFRHNVQSVQFLDKVERKGRGWNLCLQTLDGILCHDGEIHNQRIAPARGKTFENLDRETDQKKADPDTVLTPMTLEGCVVRFSDTIGYIGRDIEDAIRLGLIRRSDLPRNSVSLLGDTNGSIVYALVTDIIKTSADNDTIAFSDEISHALNALKAFNYDRIYLNPVIKKHSNTLKTLFDLLFNRYLEDLEKGDERSGIYTRFFSDMSDEYKNTHSNEEVVRDFIAGMTDTYFLNQCPPELRPMPFKLPFASAPRR; this is encoded by the coding sequence ATGCAGAACCTGGGTGAGTTGCAGGAGATCTTCAACCGTCGGGAAGCCCGAATCCTCTCTCCGTCGGCGGCACTCAGCAGGGACGGACGACGCAGAAAGACCGAAGACAGGATTGTCGCCGGCTACCGGCAGGCCTACTCCCTGGATGTGGACCGGATTCTCCATTCCCTCGCCTATACCCGGTATATCGACAAGACCCAGGTCTTTTATCTCGTGGAGAACGACCACATCACTCACCGGGTGCTTCATGTTCAACTGGTGTCAAAGATCAGTCGAACCATCGGCCGCTTTCTCGGATTGAATGAGGATCTCATCGAGGCCATCGCGTTGGGGCATGATATCGGACATGTCCCCTTCGGGCACGAAGGGGAAAACTTTCTTTCAAAACTCTGCCGGGATCATGGTATCGGACATTTCCGCCACAATGTCCAGAGCGTTCAATTCCTGGACAAGGTAGAGCGCAAGGGGAGAGGATGGAATCTATGTCTCCAGACCCTCGACGGCATCCTGTGCCACGACGGAGAAATTCACAATCAGCGGATCGCGCCGGCCCGCGGCAAGACTTTCGAGAACCTCGACCGGGAAACAGATCAAAAAAAAGCCGATCCCGACACCGTACTGACCCCCATGACGCTTGAAGGCTGCGTGGTGCGGTTTTCGGATACCATCGGCTACATCGGCCGGGACATCGAGGACGCCATCCGGCTGGGACTGATTCGCCGAAGCGACCTTCCCCGAAACAGCGTTTCACTCCTGGGGGATACCAACGGCAGCATCGTGTACGCCCTGGTGACCGATATCATCAAAACCAGCGCCGACAACGACACCATCGCCTTCAGCGACGAGATCTCTCATGCACTGAACGCCCTGAAAGCGTTCAACTACGACCGCATTTACCTCAACCCCGTCATCAAAAAACACTCGAACACCCTGAAAACGCTTTTCGACCTTCTTTTCAACCGTTATCTGGAGGATCTTGAAAAAGGGGACGAGCGATCAGGGATCTATACCCGGTTTTTTTCAGACATGTCGGACGAATACAAAAACACCCACAGCAATGAAGAGGTGGTCCGGGACTTCATTGCCGGCATGACGGACACCTATTTTCTGAACCAGTGCCCGCCGGAGCTTCGACCCATGCCCTTCAAGCTTCCCTTTGCGTCGGCGCCCCGACGGTGA
- a CDS encoding pyridoxal-phosphate-dependent aminotransferase family protein, with protein MDVYPIPMVPGPVKVPEEILRVYQTNYGAPGLEASFWDLYHETESRLQQILETRNRVVIQTGEGMLALWTALRSCLKPGDRVLSVATGVFGYGIADMARSIGAEVMTVGLEYHETLNDLRPVEKAVEEFNPRMITAVHCETPSGTLNPLDGLGKLKEAMGVPLLYADVVSSAGGTPVRVDACHVDLALGGSQKCLSAPPCMAFLSISDRAWEEIERVDYNGYDALKPFRRIEETRRFPYTPYWHGVAALNAGAALLLAPGLDESFNRHESIARHCRKAIVDMGLDLFPSPQAVPSPTVTAVRVPETLPWEELDRRLRQKGLVVGGSHGKLAGKVFRLGHMGSQADTALLEKALTVLADVVGGTGRQR; from the coding sequence ATGGACGTTTATCCCATTCCAATGGTTCCGGGCCCCGTGAAGGTCCCGGAAGAAATCCTTCGAGTCTACCAGACCAATTACGGCGCCCCGGGTCTGGAGGCGTCGTTCTGGGACCTTTATCATGAAACCGAATCCCGACTGCAACAGATTCTGGAAACCCGGAATCGGGTCGTCATCCAGACCGGCGAGGGCATGCTTGCCCTGTGGACCGCCCTTCGCAGCTGCCTGAAACCCGGAGACAGGGTATTGTCCGTCGCCACGGGCGTATTCGGTTACGGCATCGCGGACATGGCAAGATCCATCGGCGCCGAGGTCATGACGGTCGGGCTGGAATACCATGAAACCCTGAATGACCTCAGACCCGTGGAAAAGGCCGTCGAGGAGTTCAACCCCAGAATGATTACCGCCGTTCATTGCGAAACCCCGTCGGGGACGCTCAACCCGCTGGACGGGCTCGGCAAGCTGAAGGAGGCCATGGGTGTGCCGCTGCTCTATGCCGATGTGGTCTCCAGTGCGGGCGGCACACCGGTCCGGGTCGACGCGTGTCATGTGGATCTTGCCCTCGGCGGCTCACAGAAATGTCTTTCCGCGCCGCCCTGCATGGCCTTCCTGTCCATCAGCGACCGGGCCTGGGAGGAGATCGAACGCGTCGATTACAACGGATATGACGCCCTGAAACCCTTCCGCCGGATCGAAGAGACCCGACGGTTTCCCTACACGCCATACTGGCACGGGGTAGCCGCCTTGAATGCCGGCGCGGCGTTGCTGTTGGCCCCGGGTCTTGACGAAAGCTTCAACCGGCACGAATCGATTGCGCGGCATTGCCGAAAAGCCATCGTCGATATGGGGCTCGATCTGTTCCCGTCGCCCCAGGCCGTTCCCTCGCCCACGGTAACCGCCGTCCGGGTTCCCGAAACCCTGCCGTGGGAGGAGTTGGATCGTCGTCTGCGGCAGAAGGGGCTGGTGGTGGGCGGCAGCCACGGCAAACTGGCCGGCAAGGTTTTCCGGCTCGGCCACATGGGCAGCCAGGCGGACACGGCGCTTCTGGAAAAGGCTCTGACGGTTCTGGCGGATGTCGTCGGCGGCACCGGCAGGCAGCGATGA
- a CDS encoding UPF0280 family protein, whose protein sequence is MIHEPRVYREFVDIGRRTYFKVRVKETDLFVHARKNLESLTRDLVLKHRSYIEGYIRDNPDFATSLAPLQSVGPAPAVIRDMITAGQSAGVGPMAAVAGALSEHVGRELLACSPEIIVENGGDVFIKADAPLTVALFAGRSPMSLRIGLRIDASREATAVCTSSGTIGHSLSLGSADAVCVVSSSCALADAVATAVGNRVRSVADIQQALAFGRRIKGVAGVVIVKGDKLGVWGNLELVPITLKRSASAPAVGIK, encoded by the coding sequence ATGATACACGAACCCCGCGTCTACAGAGAATTCGTCGATATCGGCCGCCGCACCTATTTCAAGGTCAGGGTCAAGGAGACGGATCTTTTTGTCCATGCCCGGAAAAATCTCGAATCCCTGACCCGGGATCTCGTGCTGAAACACCGGTCCTATATCGAGGGGTATATTCGGGACAATCCCGACTTTGCGACGTCTCTCGCGCCCCTGCAGAGCGTCGGACCCGCACCCGCCGTCATCAGGGACATGATCACGGCGGGCCAAAGCGCGGGGGTGGGGCCGATGGCCGCGGTTGCCGGGGCGCTGTCCGAACACGTCGGCCGTGAGCTTCTTGCCTGTTCCCCGGAGATCATCGTGGAGAACGGCGGAGACGTCTTCATCAAGGCCGATGCACCCCTGACCGTCGCCCTTTTCGCGGGCAGGTCCCCTATGAGCCTCAGGATCGGCCTCAGGATCGATGCATCCCGGGAGGCGACAGCCGTCTGCACCTCCTCGGGGACCATCGGCCACTCTCTCAGTTTGGGTTCCGCGGATGCCGTTTGTGTGGTATCCTCCTCATGCGCTCTGGCCGATGCCGTCGCAACAGCCGTCGGCAACCGCGTCCGATCGGTGGCGGATATTCAGCAGGCCCTGGCGTTTGGAAGGCGAATCAAAGGCGTCGCGGGCGTCGTGATCGTCAAGGGAGATAAATTGGGGGTATGGGGCAACCTGGAACTCGTTCCGATAACCCTGAAGAGAAGCGCTTCCGCTCCTGCCGTCGGCATTAAATAA